A part of Amycolatopsis camponoti genomic DNA contains:
- a CDS encoding alpha/beta hydrolase: MLIAASLAACTSTGKPAPVAPTTESHPPSGPVPAGLERFYGQSLSWGECAPYATSEDARSAFQAKDLQCARLTVPLDYAKPAGDTITLGLLRHKATDDGSRIGSLVVNPGGPGASGMVAAAGLVKPTTSTGLAKRFDLVGFDPRGIGASQPAIHCLTDQERDADRADDSETDGSPGGVLKQESQEKDFAEKCAQRTDDGTGMLANVGTRDVVKDLDVLRSVLGDEKLTYLGYSYGTRIGSAYAEAFPKNVRAMILDGAVDPEQDAVESLVAQGQGFGTAFTQFAKSCTAQQDCALGQDAGAAVKVFQDLVRPLIDFPVPVGDGRKLSYEDATTGVIQALYQESLWDVLNTGLNELKQQRGATLEKLADIYNERDSTGKYGTTQDAFTAIRCVDDPRVTDPAVILKAQEEYVKVAPFLDDGRPASAARDACAFWPVPNTSEPHVPNVEGLAKTLVISTTNDPATPYQAGVNLAKGLKGALLTFEGTQHTVFLQGVKCVDQAGTDYLVDGTVPPEGTRCTGQ, encoded by the coding sequence GTGCTGATCGCGGCCTCGCTGGCCGCCTGCACGTCCACAGGCAAGCCGGCACCGGTCGCGCCGACGACCGAGTCGCACCCGCCGTCCGGGCCCGTCCCCGCCGGTCTGGAGCGGTTCTACGGCCAGAGCCTGAGCTGGGGCGAGTGCGCACCTTACGCGACGTCGGAAGACGCCCGGTCGGCGTTCCAGGCGAAGGACCTCCAGTGCGCCCGGCTGACCGTGCCGCTGGACTACGCCAAGCCGGCCGGCGACACCATCACGCTGGGCCTGCTCCGCCACAAGGCGACCGACGACGGTTCCCGGATCGGGTCGCTCGTGGTCAACCCCGGCGGCCCGGGCGCGTCGGGCATGGTCGCGGCCGCCGGGCTGGTCAAGCCGACGACGAGCACCGGCCTGGCCAAGCGCTTCGACCTGGTCGGCTTCGACCCGCGGGGGATCGGCGCCAGCCAGCCGGCCATCCACTGCCTCACGGATCAGGAGCGCGACGCCGACCGCGCCGACGACAGCGAGACGGACGGCTCGCCGGGCGGCGTGCTCAAGCAGGAGTCGCAGGAGAAGGACTTCGCGGAGAAGTGCGCCCAGCGCACCGACGACGGCACCGGGATGCTGGCCAACGTCGGCACCCGGGACGTCGTCAAGGACCTGGACGTCCTGCGCTCGGTCCTCGGCGACGAAAAGCTCACCTATCTGGGCTACTCCTACGGCACCCGGATCGGGTCGGCCTACGCCGAGGCGTTCCCGAAGAACGTCCGCGCGATGATCCTCGACGGCGCAGTCGACCCGGAGCAGGACGCGGTCGAGTCGCTGGTCGCCCAGGGCCAGGGCTTCGGGACGGCGTTCACGCAGTTCGCGAAGTCGTGCACCGCCCAGCAGGACTGCGCGCTCGGCCAGGACGCCGGCGCCGCGGTCAAGGTGTTCCAGGACCTCGTCCGGCCGCTGATCGACTTCCCGGTCCCGGTCGGCGACGGCCGCAAGCTCTCCTACGAGGACGCGACCACCGGCGTCATCCAGGCGCTCTACCAGGAGAGTCTCTGGGACGTCCTGAACACCGGCCTCAACGAGCTGAAGCAGCAGCGCGGCGCGACGCTGGAGAAGCTCGCCGACATCTACAACGAGCGCGACTCCACCGGCAAGTACGGCACCACCCAGGACGCCTTCACCGCGATCCGCTGCGTCGACGACCCGCGCGTCACCGATCCGGCCGTGATCCTCAAGGCGCAGGAGGAGTACGTGAAGGTGGCGCCGTTCCTCGACGACGGCCGCCCGGCTTCGGCGGCCCGTGACGCCTGCGCGTTCTGGCCGGTGCCGAACACCTCCGAGCCGCACGTGCCGAACGTCGAAGGCCTGGCGAAGACGCTGGTCATCTCGACGACCAACGACCCGGCGACGCCGTACCAGGCCGGCGTCAACCTCGCGAAGGGCCTGAAGGGCGCGCTGCTCACCTTCGAGGGCACGCAGCACACGGTGTTCCTGCAGGGCGTGAAGTGCGTGGACCAGGCGGGCACGGACTACCTCGTCGACGGCACGGTGCCGCCGGAGGGGACCCGGTGCACCGGGCAGTAG